One Paenibacillus riograndensis SBR5 DNA segment encodes these proteins:
- a CDS encoding ABC transporter substrate-binding protein — MIGRKGKFRGGLLAAALIMMFSSLAGCGGNNNNAAPAAEEAAGAEASASPAAAEPAADPVTVKLQLKWVPQAQFAGYFLAQDKGYYAEEGLKVEILPGGPDIVPEQQVAGGSADIGVDWVASLLTSQEQEMPLVQIAQIFQKSGLVLVSKKDAGIAGPAGLKGKKVGNWMGGNEFEILALFDKYKLDSNKDLNFTKQGFTMDQFLGGEIDAASAMTYNEYQVILESGVKAEDLNVIDMNDEGVAMLEDNLFANKEWLEANKETAAKFVRASLKGWKDAIADPEAAVDSVMKLAEEGSTTREHQLTMMTEVAKLIQPEGFDASRLGYTDAAAFQQTADIALKFGVIKTASKTDEAYTNEIVEMAAK; from the coding sequence ATGATCGGGAGAAAAGGCAAGTTTCGCGGCGGGCTGCTGGCGGCTGCGCTAATCATGATGTTTTCTTCGCTGGCAGGCTGCGGGGGCAACAATAATAATGCAGCTCCAGCGGCTGAGGAGGCGGCTGGGGCAGAGGCTTCCGCTTCTCCGGCAGCGGCGGAACCGGCTGCAGATCCGGTAACCGTCAAGCTGCAGCTCAAATGGGTGCCGCAGGCCCAGTTCGCCGGATACTTCCTGGCGCAGGATAAAGGCTATTATGCCGAAGAAGGGCTGAAGGTGGAGATTCTGCCCGGCGGTCCGGATATTGTGCCGGAGCAGCAGGTTGCGGGCGGGTCGGCGGATATCGGCGTGGACTGGGTAGCAAGTCTTTTGACCAGCCAGGAGCAGGAGATGCCGCTGGTGCAGATCGCGCAAATCTTCCAGAAAAGCGGACTGGTGCTGGTCTCCAAGAAGGATGCGGGAATTGCCGGACCGGCCGGCCTGAAGGGCAAGAAGGTCGGCAACTGGATGGGCGGCAACGAGTTTGAAATTCTGGCACTCTTCGATAAATACAAACTGGATTCGAACAAGGATCTGAACTTCACCAAGCAGGGCTTCACAATGGACCAGTTCCTTGGCGGCGAGATCGATGCGGCATCGGCTATGACATATAACGAATACCAGGTCATCCTGGAATCCGGCGTCAAGGCGGAGGATCTGAACGTAATCGATATGAACGATGAAGGGGTGGCGATGCTGGAAGACAACCTGTTCGCCAACAAGGAATGGCTTGAAGCCAATAAGGAAACGGCGGCCAAGTTCGTCCGCGCTTCCCTGAAGGGCTGGAAGGATGCGATCGCCGATCCGGAGGCGGCGGTGGACAGCGTGATGAAGCTGGCAGAAGAAGGCAGCACCACCCGTGAGCATCAGCTGACGATGATGACTGAGGTTGCCAAGCTGATCCAGCCGGAGGGCTTCGATGCATCCAGGTTGGGCTATACCGATGCGGCGGCGTTCCAGCAGACCGCAGACATTGCACTGAAGTTCGGCGTCATCAAGACGGCATCCAAGACGGATGAAGCCTACACGAACGAAATTGTGGAGATGGCGGCCAAGTAA
- a CDS encoding ABC transporter permease, with the protein MESNTTVRDTPFMASTGKEVTSTSFTSTNNGKSSVNGGKENPRWPFRRLNPGVILPLLAGVLFLFLWELQVFHKLLELKKYQLPLPSAIAEAMRDNFSLLLSYTGYTLAEAVVGMLIGSACGFLIALAATAWPRWGGGSLTLVAALNAVPIVALAPIMNLWFGDGIGSRAAIVAAATMAAMAINAYKGMTAVDPLALDLMHSYAAGKPAVFRYLRIQNSLPYVFTALKINTTASMIGAIVGEFFFSSRGLGYLLSNSIKVAKMPLGWSCIVLAAIAGVIFYLMVERLEKVFIKWHSSRRA; encoded by the coding sequence ATGGAGAGCAACACTACTGTGCGGGATACACCCTTCATGGCCTCAACGGGCAAAGAAGTCACATCTACATCCTTTACGTCAACTAACAACGGAAAATCATCGGTTAATGGCGGGAAGGAAAACCCCCGGTGGCCGTTCAGGCGGCTGAACCCCGGTGTGATTCTGCCCCTGCTCGCCGGTGTACTGTTTCTCTTCCTATGGGAGCTTCAGGTTTTTCACAAGCTTTTGGAGCTCAAAAAGTACCAGCTTCCTCTGCCCTCGGCCATCGCGGAGGCGATGCGGGATAACTTCAGCCTGCTGCTGTCTTATACCGGATATACACTGGCCGAGGCGGTCGTGGGGATGCTGATTGGTTCAGCCTGCGGCTTCCTGATCGCCCTGGCGGCAACCGCCTGGCCCCGGTGGGGCGGAGGCAGCCTTACCCTCGTGGCTGCGCTGAATGCCGTGCCGATTGTGGCGCTCGCCCCCATTATGAATCTGTGGTTCGGGGACGGCATCGGGTCCCGCGCCGCCATAGTGGCAGCGGCCACAATGGCCGCGATGGCGATTAATGCCTACAAGGGCATGACGGCGGTTGATCCGCTGGCTCTGGATCTGATGCATTCGTACGCAGCCGGCAAGCCGGCCGTATTCCGTTACCTGCGCATTCAGAACAGTCTGCCATACGTGTTCACTGCGCTCAAGATCAATACCACGGCGAGTATGATCGGAGCCATAGTGGGGGAGTTTTTTTTCTCCTCACGGGGGCTCGGCTACCTGCTATCCAACTCGATCAAGGTGGCCAAAATGCCGCTCGGCTGGTCCTGCATCGTACTAGCGGCCATCGCCGGGGTCATCTTTTATCTGATGGTGGAGCGGCTGGAGAAGGTGTTTATCAAATGGCATTCCTCCCGGCGGGCCTGA
- a CDS encoding ABC transporter permease: MKNRTFMRERVLPLFVWIFGLLAVWEAVSWWLLHIAKTPLAQSKLPYVHEVAAALWKYSSTLLKEGGATFGNAGAGFLIGAAAGVLLAVLMSLSKTVEQLAFPYAVASQMIPILGLAPIIYGIVRDEQASRIIISGYITFFPVALNMLRGLRSVDLPAVELMRSLAAKPWALYWKLRFPAALPGLFSGLKIAAPLAVTGAILVELMGARHGIGVIMLRNLYYGPSHTYMFWSTVLVGALLGIASYWLMSLVERLAAPWQPEFRPKGGSR, translated from the coding sequence ATGAAGAACCGTACGTTTATGCGGGAACGCGTGCTGCCGCTGTTCGTCTGGATCTTCGGCCTGCTGGCAGTCTGGGAGGCAGTCTCCTGGTGGCTGCTGCATATAGCGAAAACACCGCTGGCCCAGTCTAAGCTGCCTTATGTCCATGAAGTAGCGGCAGCCTTATGGAAATACAGCAGTACGCTGCTCAAGGAGGGCGGGGCGACCTTCGGCAATGCCGGCGCCGGATTTCTGATCGGCGCTGCGGCCGGAGTGCTTCTGGCCGTGCTGATGAGCCTGTCGAAGACGGTTGAACAGCTCGCCTTCCCGTATGCGGTGGCCTCGCAGATGATTCCGATTCTGGGGCTGGCGCCGATTATCTACGGCATTGTCCGGGATGAGCAGGCGTCGCGGATTATCATTTCCGGGTACATTACCTTTTTCCCGGTCGCTCTGAATATGCTCCGCGGGCTGCGCAGTGTCGATCTCCCGGCAGTGGAGCTGATGCGCTCTCTTGCAGCGAAGCCTTGGGCTTTATATTGGAAGCTGCGCTTTCCGGCAGCGCTGCCGGGCCTCTTCAGCGGACTCAAGATCGCGGCACCGCTCGCGGTGACCGGTGCGATTCTCGTAGAGCTTATGGGCGCACGGCATGGCATCGGCGTCATTATGCTGCGCAATCTCTATTACGGTCCTTCCCATACGTATATGTTCTGGTCAACCGTGCTTGTCGGCGCCTTGCTCGGAATAGCCAGCTATTGGCTGATGAGCCTGGTGGAACGCCTGGCAGCGCCATGGCAGCCGGAATTCCGTCCGAAAGGGGGCAGCCGCTGA
- a CDS encoding alpha-amylase, with translation MKRNHTMMQFFEWHVAADGQHWKRLAQMAPELKAAGIDSVWVPPVTKAISPEDTGYGVYDLYDLGEFDQKGTIRTKYGTKQELIDAIAECLRNGIAVYVDLVMNHKAGADETEVFEVIEVDPNNRNKEISAPFEIEGWTKFTFPGRGDTYSSFKWNHTHFNGTDFDAKGGRNGVFRINGENKNWNQNVDDEFGNYDYLMFANIDYSQQEVRREMLEWGKWLVDTLQCSGYRLDAIKHINHEFIKEFAAEMTKKRGEDFYIVGEFWNSNLEACREFLNTVDYQIDLFDVSLHYKLYAAALGGRDFDLTHIFDDTLVQTHPGNAVTFVDNHDSQPHEALESWVGDWFKQSAYALILLRRDGYPVVFYGDYYGIGGPAPIEGKKAAIDPLLYARCHKAYGEQDDYFDHPNTIGWVRRGIEEIEGSGCAVVISNGDNGEKRMFLGEERAGEVWVDFTHNRRESVTIGKDGWAVFPVNGGSVSVWALPDGAEVKPAAQDLDDVEKITKDSSGKRTH, from the coding sequence ATGAAGAGAAACCATACTATGATGCAATTTTTCGAATGGCATGTCGCGGCAGACGGACAGCACTGGAAGCGGCTGGCCCAAATGGCTCCCGAACTGAAAGCCGCCGGTATTGATTCCGTATGGGTGCCTCCGGTAACGAAAGCCATCTCTCCCGAGGATACAGGCTATGGCGTGTATGATCTCTATGACCTGGGAGAATTCGACCAAAAAGGGACGATCCGCACGAAATACGGCACCAAGCAGGAATTGATCGACGCTATTGCCGAATGTCTCAGGAACGGCATTGCCGTGTATGTGGATCTCGTCATGAATCATAAAGCGGGCGCAGACGAGACCGAGGTCTTCGAGGTGATTGAGGTAGACCCGAACAACCGCAACAAGGAGATTTCCGCACCGTTCGAGATCGAAGGCTGGACCAAATTCACGTTCCCCGGACGGGGGGACACGTACTCCAGCTTCAAATGGAACCATACGCATTTCAACGGCACCGATTTCGATGCCAAGGGAGGGCGAAACGGCGTTTTCCGGATTAACGGAGAGAACAAAAACTGGAACCAGAATGTGGATGACGAGTTCGGCAACTATGATTATCTCATGTTCGCGAACATTGACTACAGCCAGCAGGAAGTCCGGAGAGAGATGCTGGAATGGGGCAAGTGGCTGGTAGATACGCTGCAGTGCAGCGGTTACCGGCTTGACGCCATCAAACATATCAATCATGAGTTTATCAAAGAATTCGCGGCGGAAATGACCAAAAAGCGGGGCGAAGACTTCTACATCGTCGGAGAGTTCTGGAATTCCAATCTCGAAGCCTGCCGGGAATTCCTCAATACAGTCGACTATCAGATAGATCTGTTCGATGTATCGCTGCATTACAAGCTGTATGCGGCTGCGCTGGGCGGCAGAGACTTTGACCTGACGCATATTTTTGACGACACACTGGTGCAGACCCATCCCGGCAATGCCGTGACCTTCGTGGACAACCACGATTCCCAGCCGCACGAAGCGTTGGAGTCCTGGGTCGGGGACTGGTTCAAGCAGAGCGCCTACGCCCTGATCCTGCTGCGCCGTGACGGATATCCGGTGGTCTTCTACGGTGATTATTACGGCATTGGCGGGCCCGCTCCTATCGAAGGCAAAAAAGCGGCCATTGATCCCTTGCTGTACGCCCGCTGCCACAAGGCCTATGGGGAGCAGGATGATTATTTCGATCATCCGAACACCATCGGCTGGGTCCGCCGCGGCATAGAAGAGATTGAGGGCTCCGGCTGCGCCGTGGTGATCTCTAACGGGGATAACGGCGAGAAGCGGATGTTCCTGGGTGAGGAGCGGGCGGGAGAGGTCTGGGTGGATTTCACCCATAACCGCAGGGAGTCCGTAACCATCGGCAAGGACGGTTGGGCGGTATTCCCCGTGAACGGCGGAAGCGTCTCTGTGTGGGCGCTGCCGGATGGAGCAGAGGTGAAGCCTGCTGCGCAGGATTTGGATGATGTAGAGAAGATTACGAAGGACAGCTCCGGTAAAAGGACGCACTGA
- a CDS encoding biotin transporter BioY, translating to MKKWTTRGLIFSALFAGVMIALSYLRISLPFSTVPITMQTLAVMLAGSMLGARYGSLAVLIVIGLAAAGFPVLAGSGGLSVLTGPTAGYIFSWPVVAFLIGLFAQRIEQNKYTFVKLLAVNFLFGVLLVYPGGVWWLAHSTGMTSLSKALTAGMWPFIPGDLIKAVLSAAVVTAVWRVYPIERILNTEPDTWAEGENSTVSH from the coding sequence ATGAAAAAATGGACGACTCGCGGCCTGATCTTCAGTGCACTTTTCGCCGGAGTTATGATCGCACTCAGCTATTTGAGAATTTCACTGCCCTTCTCTACCGTGCCTATTACCATGCAGACGCTTGCGGTGATGCTGGCCGGTTCCATGCTGGGTGCGCGCTACGGCAGCCTTGCAGTGCTGATCGTCATCGGGCTGGCGGCTGCCGGATTCCCGGTGCTGGCCGGAAGCGGCGGCTTGTCGGTGCTCACCGGACCTACCGCAGGCTATATTTTTTCCTGGCCGGTGGTAGCCTTTCTGATCGGTCTGTTCGCACAGCGCATAGAGCAGAATAAATACACCTTTGTGAAGCTGCTGGCCGTGAACTTTTTGTTCGGCGTACTGCTTGTGTATCCCGGCGGCGTATGGTGGCTGGCCCATTCCACAGGTATGACCTCTCTCTCCAAAGCATTGACGGCAGGAATGTGGCCGTTCATCCCGGGCGACCTTATCAAAGCGGTGCTAAGCGCTGCTGTTGTAACCGCCGTATGGAGGGTCTACCCGATTGAACGCATTCTGAACACGGAACCGGACACTTGGGCCGAAGGAGAGAATTCAACGGTCAGCCATTAA
- a CDS encoding ABC transporter ATP-binding protein: protein MSLAAARIPEIQLQNVEMRYQTDTADVLALHQVSLDIAKGEFVSLLGPSGCGKTTLLRLMADLLTPTGGDVTVAGKSAREARLAQKYGIVFQSPVLYDWRKVRHNITLPLELMGVKKSIREDKALELLDLVGLQGFADKYPWQLSGGMQQRVAIARALSMEPEILLMDEPFSALDEFTRERLNEELLAVWSKVQSTIVFVTHSIPESIFLSDRVFVLSPHPGRLSAIVDIPLPRPRTAEMRNSPEFFELVARIRDSFEGV, encoded by the coding sequence ATGTCATTAGCAGCGGCAAGAATTCCTGAAATACAGCTGCAGAACGTCGAGATGCGTTATCAGACGGACACGGCCGACGTGCTTGCGCTGCATCAGGTAAGCCTGGATATCGCCAAAGGGGAGTTCGTCTCCCTGCTCGGACCGTCCGGCTGCGGCAAAACTACACTGCTCAGACTGATGGCAGATCTGCTGACGCCAACTGGCGGAGATGTTACGGTAGCCGGCAAGAGTGCGCGTGAAGCCCGGCTGGCCCAAAAGTACGGTATCGTGTTCCAGAGTCCGGTGCTTTATGACTGGCGGAAGGTGAGGCATAATATAACGCTTCCCCTGGAGCTGATGGGCGTGAAAAAATCCATCCGTGAGGATAAAGCGCTGGAGCTGCTCGATCTCGTAGGCCTGCAGGGCTTCGCGGACAAGTATCCGTGGCAGCTCAGTGGAGGGATGCAGCAGCGGGTAGCCATCGCCAGAGCGCTGTCCATGGAGCCGGAAATCCTGCTGATGGATGAACCCTTCTCGGCGCTGGACGAATTCACCCGCGAACGTCTGAATGAGGAGCTGCTGGCTGTTTGGAGCAAAGTGCAGAGTACTATCGTCTTCGTAACCCACAGCATTCCAGAGTCGATTTTTCTCTCGGACCGTGTGTTCGTGCTGTCTCCGCATCCGGGCAGGCTGTCCGCCATTGTGGATATTCCGCTGCCGCGTCCGCGCACAGCGGAAATGAGGAACAGCCCGGAATTTTTTGAACTGGTCGCCCGAATCCGCGACAGCTTCGAAGGGGTGTAG
- a CDS encoding CoA-acylating methylmalonate-semialdehyde dehydrogenase: protein MSLLVKQTEKVKNYVNGVWVDSSSGQQEEVFNPATGEVIAYVPISSRDELNDAVKAAAEAYRSWKKVAVPRRARYFFQYQQLLAQHRNELAGLITLENGKSLEEALGEVQRGIECVEFAAGIPTLMMGSQLPDIASGVESGMYRYPLGVVGGIAPFNFPMMVPCWMFPLAVACGNTFVLKPSERTPLLMNRLAELFAEAGFPPGVLNVVHGAHEVVNGLLDHEEVKAVSFVGSQPVAEYVYKRGTSSGKRVQALAGAKNHSIVLPDADLGSAVKNIISAAFGSAGERCMACSVVVAHEAVADELVRRLVEAADSLKIGDGKDEGVFLGPVIRQSNKERTAAYIETGIQEQAELVRDGRLDSAAGGAGYFLGPTLFDHVKPGMTIWREEIFAPLLAVVRVKDLAEAIAVTNQSPFANGACIYTDSAKAIREFREEIDAGMLGINLGVPAPMAFFPFSGYKKSFYGDLHANGRDGVEFYTRKKMVTARY from the coding sequence ATGTCACTGCTTGTGAAGCAAACGGAGAAAGTGAAGAACTACGTGAACGGCGTGTGGGTGGACTCCTCCTCGGGACAGCAGGAGGAAGTGTTCAATCCGGCAACCGGAGAGGTCATTGCTTATGTGCCCATTTCCAGCCGGGATGAGCTGAACGATGCGGTAAAAGCGGCGGCTGAGGCGTACCGGTCCTGGAAAAAGGTTGCCGTTCCGCGCCGCGCCCGCTATTTCTTCCAGTACCAGCAGCTGCTGGCGCAGCATAGGAACGAGCTGGCCGGACTGATCACTCTGGAGAACGGCAAAAGCCTGGAGGAAGCGCTCGGCGAAGTGCAGCGCGGCATTGAATGTGTGGAATTTGCCGCCGGCATTCCCACGCTGATGATGGGCAGCCAGCTGCCGGACATTGCTAGCGGTGTCGAGTCCGGCATGTACCGGTACCCGCTTGGGGTAGTGGGCGGTATTGCGCCGTTCAACTTTCCGATGATGGTGCCCTGCTGGATGTTCCCGCTGGCGGTTGCCTGCGGCAACACCTTTGTCCTGAAGCCCTCCGAGCGCACGCCGCTGCTGATGAACAGGCTGGCGGAGCTGTTCGCGGAAGCGGGATTTCCGCCGGGGGTGCTGAATGTGGTGCACGGGGCACATGAGGTCGTGAACGGGCTGCTTGACCATGAAGAGGTCAAGGCTGTTTCCTTCGTAGGCTCCCAGCCGGTCGCGGAATATGTCTATAAGCGCGGAACATCGTCCGGCAAGCGGGTCCAGGCCCTGGCCGGAGCCAAAAATCATTCGATTGTGCTGCCCGATGCCGATCTCGGCAGCGCGGTTAAAAACATCATTTCCGCCGCCTTCGGCTCTGCGGGCGAGCGCTGCATGGCCTGCTCTGTGGTGGTTGCCCATGAGGCTGTAGCCGATGAACTAGTCCGCCGCCTGGTTGAGGCGGCGGACAGCCTGAAGATCGGCGACGGCAAGGATGAGGGGGTGTTCCTCGGCCCGGTGATCCGCCAGTCGAACAAGGAGCGTACGGCCGCTTATATCGAAACGGGAATTCAGGAGCAGGCGGAGCTGGTGCGGGACGGCAGATTGGACAGTGCAGCAGGCGGAGCGGGTTATTTTCTCGGACCGACGCTTTTCGACCATGTGAAGCCGGGGATGACCATCTGGCGGGAGGAGATATTTGCGCCGCTGCTGGCGGTGGTGCGGGTCAAGGATCTGGCCGAGGCGATTGCCGTGACGAATCAGTCTCCTTTTGCCAACGGGGCCTGCATCTATACGGACAGCGCCAAGGCGATCCGGGAGTTCCGGGAAGAGATTGATGCGGGGATGCTGGGGATCAACCTGGGTGTGCCTGCGCCGATGGCGTTTTTCCCTTTTTCGGGCTACAAGAAATCCTTTTATGGGGATCTGCATGCGAACGGCAGGGACGGCGTCGAGTTCTATACCCGCAAGAAGATGGTTACCGCGCGTTATTAA
- a CDS encoding MBL fold metallo-hydrolase: MEHQFQQLSPHILIMHAEHETDRPVLAAITGDRRTLLMDAGNSPGHAELFRQELAKRGIRVPELLVLTHWHWDHSFGLSAWQAPVIAHEGTAEALAGLGGRSWSDEDLAELVLAGVLSEESAQHIRLEYGDAREITVMKPDIVFSGNIAIDLGGVTCELSHVGGDHSADSCFLYIREDNVLFLGDALGPSVYGGPRRYSSTSFLKLLGLAYGYNAQWYVESHGLPLSLAEFRADLAPWERLARIVDVFGHNRERVVQELKDYLALEELPAGLLRGVEYFMAGSK; encoded by the coding sequence ATGGAACATCAATTTCAGCAACTGAGTCCGCACATCCTGATCATGCACGCGGAGCATGAGACGGACCGGCCTGTGCTGGCAGCTATCACCGGGGATCGCCGGACACTGCTGATGGATGCGGGGAATTCGCCCGGGCATGCTGAGCTATTCCGCCAGGAACTCGCCAAGCGCGGCATCAGGGTGCCGGAGCTGCTGGTGTTGACGCATTGGCATTGGGATCACTCGTTTGGCCTGTCCGCCTGGCAGGCGCCGGTTATTGCCCATGAAGGAACGGCAGAAGCGCTTGCCGGACTCGGCGGACGAAGCTGGTCAGATGAGGATCTAGCTGAGCTGGTTCTCGCCGGGGTCCTGAGCGAAGAGAGTGCACAGCATATACGGCTGGAGTACGGAGACGCCAGAGAGATAACAGTAATGAAGCCGGATATCGTATTTTCGGGCAATATCGCTATTGATCTGGGCGGCGTTACCTGTGAATTGAGCCATGTTGGCGGGGACCATTCAGCAGATTCATGTTTTCTTTACATAAGGGAGGATAATGTGCTTTTTCTGGGTGATGCCCTGGGACCCTCTGTATATGGCGGTCCGCGCCGGTACAGCAGTACAAGCTTTTTGAAGCTGCTGGGGCTAGCCTATGGCTATAACGCGCAGTGGTATGTGGAATCACATGGATTGCCGTTGAGCCTGGCGGAATTCCGTGCCGATCTGGCACCGTGGGAACGGCTGGCCCGGATTGTGGATGTATTCGGCCACAACCGCGAACGTGTGGTGCAGGAGCTGAAGGATTATCTGGCGCTTGAGGAGCTGCCCGCCGGTTTGCTGCGGGGTGTGGAGTATTTTATGGCCGGAAGCAAATGA
- a CDS encoding histidine kinase N-terminal 7TM domain-containing diguanylate cyclase: protein MGSMISNYIVIVSISGVLSALLALFAYYKKTDFAGTRAFILSSLTSAIYTFGFALELSGSTMPEISFWIKVEYLGMPFIAPSSLLMIMYFVGLERLIRKGLVTALYAIPFISVLLVWTNDYHHLFYQSMYFREGAPTPLIDVVMGPWYIVQGSLTFGCMLAGMCLILWQWNRMKRVYRRQLFTIFIGQFLPALGAFLYLMDVTPYGMDPVPVIMSITSTLYIWAILSRGMLTAAPIARENLFESMRDGVLVTDLSDMLVDYNRAAADMLQDLDASAIGKPLAQLFLPAGQDAVDYVMNSDPLISEERELGWNMNGETRYYQIRSSPVQKYGGHQVGRMIMLIDVTERTLLQEKLLQLATVDSLTGIYNRMHFMELSRGLLNEAALSLAPVSIILLDIDFFKSINDRYGHHYGDMALQHIVTVCSSHLREGDIFGRYGGEEFVLCLPETSLKQAALLSESIRIDIERSSISAISGPIHVTASFGVVEARGKNLSLEDLLSEADHALYTSKRNGRNAVHVSSGSSITPFTPA, encoded by the coding sequence ATGGGGTCCATGATTTCGAATTATATAGTTATTGTTTCAATCTCCGGTGTGCTGAGCGCTTTGCTGGCGCTTTTTGCCTACTATAAAAAAACCGATTTTGCTGGAACACGGGCCTTTATCCTCAGTTCCCTCACATCGGCCATCTATACCTTTGGCTTCGCCTTGGAGCTGTCGGGCAGCACGATGCCGGAAATCAGCTTCTGGATTAAGGTCGAGTACCTTGGGATGCCTTTTATCGCCCCCTCAAGCCTGCTGATGATTATGTATTTCGTAGGGCTGGAGCGGCTGATCCGTAAAGGGCTGGTCACCGCGCTGTATGCCATTCCCTTCATCTCTGTGCTGCTTGTATGGACTAACGATTATCATCATTTGTTCTATCAGTCGATGTATTTCCGGGAAGGAGCGCCGACACCGCTGATCGATGTGGTTATGGGTCCCTGGTATATTGTCCAGGGCAGTCTGACCTTCGGCTGCATGCTTGCCGGCATGTGCCTGATTCTCTGGCAGTGGAACCGGATGAAGCGTGTCTACCGCAGGCAGCTGTTCACCATCTTTATCGGGCAGTTTCTCCCGGCTTTGGGCGCCTTCCTCTATTTAATGGATGTAACTCCCTATGGGATGGACCCCGTTCCGGTGATTATGAGTATAACTTCGACCCTCTATATATGGGCTATCCTGTCCAGAGGCATGCTTACCGCCGCTCCAATCGCCCGGGAGAATCTCTTCGAGAGCATGCGCGACGGCGTGCTGGTTACGGACCTCTCCGATATGCTGGTTGATTACAACCGGGCCGCTGCGGACATGCTGCAAGATCTGGATGCCTCGGCTATCGGCAAGCCTCTGGCCCAGCTCTTTCTTCCGGCAGGCCAGGATGCGGTCGATTACGTGATGAATTCCGATCCGCTGATCAGCGAAGAACGCGAGCTGGGCTGGAATATGAACGGCGAGACCCGGTACTACCAGATTAGATCCTCTCCAGTGCAGAAGTATGGCGGGCATCAGGTGGGGCGGATGATCATGCTGATTGATGTCACGGAGCGGACGCTGCTTCAGGAAAAACTGCTCCAGCTCGCCACTGTCGACAGCCTCACCGGCATCTACAACCGGATGCATTTCATGGAGCTGAGCCGGGGATTGCTGAATGAGGCAGCCCTCAGTCTGGCGCCGGTCTCGATTATTTTGCTGGATATTGACTTCTTCAAAAGCATCAATGACCGTTACGGCCATCACTATGGGGATATGGCGCTGCAGCATATTGTAACTGTCTGCAGCAGCCATTTGCGCGAGGGTGATATTTTCGGGCGCTACGGGGGCGAGGAATTCGTTCTCTGTCTGCCGGAAACATCCTTGAAGCAGGCTGCCCTGTTATCTGAATCGATCCGTATAGACATTGAGCGCAGCTCTATATCTGCCATTTCGGGACCCATCCATGTCACTGCAAGCTTCGGCGTCGTGGAGGCCCGGGGCAAGAATCTTTCACTGGAAGATCTGCTCTCCGAAGCAGACCATGCTCTGTATACTTCCAAACGCAATGGGCGCAATGCCGTTCATGTATCTAGCGGCTCCTCCATCACGCCCTTCACACCAGCGTGA
- a CDS encoding DUF72 domain-containing protein, whose amino-acid sequence MIKIGLTGFGDHEELYGKIKPAERLPVYSAHFPIVEIDSSFYAVQPVRNYAKWAEQTPEGFQFIVKAYQGMTGHLRSKKNYFDTPEEMYQAFHASIEPVRSAGKLAMVLFQFPPWFDCTKDNVEFLREAKERIQDVPSAVEFRNESWYSPEMRGKTLHFLEQEGWIHTVADEPQAGSGSIPIVPVSTGTDATYVRLHGRNISGWNQSSHPDWRKLRYLYRYSTEELTEWRDRLLELEKTCRELYVVFNNNSGGDATDNAKELQSLLGIDGGLAPRQLDFF is encoded by the coding sequence ATGATCAAAATCGGGTTGACCGGCTTTGGAGACCACGAGGAGCTTTACGGCAAAATCAAACCTGCCGAACGACTGCCTGTCTACAGCGCTCATTTTCCCATCGTGGAGATTGACAGTTCTTTTTATGCGGTACAGCCGGTCAGGAATTACGCTAAATGGGCGGAACAGACCCCTGAAGGCTTTCAGTTCATCGTCAAGGCGTATCAGGGCATGACCGGACATCTGCGCAGCAAAAAGAATTACTTCGACACACCGGAAGAGATGTATCAGGCCTTCCATGCCTCTATCGAGCCTGTACGCTCAGCGGGAAAGCTGGCGATGGTGCTTTTTCAATTCCCGCCCTGGTTTGACTGCACCAAGGACAATGTGGAGTTTCTGCGCGAGGCCAAAGAAAGAATACAGGATGTTCCTTCCGCGGTAGAATTCCGCAATGAATCCTGGTACAGCCCGGAAATGCGCGGCAAAACGCTGCATTTTCTGGAGCAGGAGGGCTGGATTCACACGGTGGCGGATGAGCCGCAGGCCGGTTCCGGGTCGATCCCCATCGTTCCTGTCTCCACCGGCACTGATGCAACTTATGTCCGGCTGCACGGACGCAACATCAGCGGCTGGAACCAGAGCAGCCACCCGGATTGGCGCAAGCTGCGCTACCTGTACCGCTACAGTACCGAAGAGCTGACGGAATGGCGGGACCGGCTGCTGGAACTTGAAAAAACATGCCGCGAGCTGTATGTTGTGTTTAATAATAATTCTGGCGGAGACGCCACTGATAATGCGAAAGAGCTGCAGTCACTGCTCGGAATTGATGGCGGACTCGCTCCGCGGCAGCTGGATTTCTTCTGA